The following are from one region of the Streptomyces changanensis genome:
- a CDS encoding glycoside hydrolase family 18 chitinase, translated as MSTSTQALPRRTGLLARATAGATALLLPLAAMVGLATPAQAATSATATYAKVSDWGSGFEGKWTVKNTGTTTLDSWTVEWDFPSGTSVSSAWDASVTNSGTHWTAKNISWNGTLAPGASVSFGFNGSGTGSPTGCKLNGGSCDGTPDQPGDAKPSAPGTPTASDVTDTSVKLAWTAATDDKGVKNYDVLRDGAKVATVTGLSFSDTGLTAGTDYSYSVQARDTADQTGPASGSVAVRTTGGGTDPGPGPGPTDKVKLGYFTNWGVYGRNYHVKNLVTSGSAAKITHINYAFGNVQGGKCTIGDAYADYDKAYTADQSVDGKADTWDQPLRGNFNQLRKLKAQYPHIKVLWSFGGWTWSGGFGQAVQNPAAFAQSCYDLVEDPRWADVFDGIDLDWEYPNACGLTCDTSGPAAFTNMMKAMRAKFGAKNLVTAAITADASPGGKIDAADYGPAAAYTDWYNVMTYDFFGAWAAKGPTAPHSPLTSYPGIPQAGFNSAEAIAKLKAKGVPSAKLLLGIGFYGRGWTGVTQKEPGGTATGPAAGTYEQGIEDYKVLKNTCPANGTVAGTAYAHCGTNWWSYDTPATVQSKMSWAKGQGLGGAFFWEFSGDTANGELANAIHTGLR; from the coding sequence TTGAGTACGAGCACTCAAGCACTTCCGCGCAGAACGGGACTCCTGGCCAGAGCCACGGCCGGAGCCACCGCACTGCTGCTGCCCCTGGCCGCGATGGTCGGCCTCGCGACCCCCGCGCAGGCCGCCACCTCGGCGACCGCCACCTACGCCAAGGTCTCCGACTGGGGATCCGGCTTCGAGGGCAAGTGGACGGTGAAGAACACCGGTACCACCACTCTCGACTCCTGGACCGTCGAGTGGGACTTCCCCTCCGGCACGTCGGTCTCCTCCGCCTGGGACGCCTCCGTCACCAACAGCGGGACCCACTGGACCGCCAAGAACATCAGCTGGAACGGAACCCTCGCCCCCGGGGCCTCCGTCTCCTTCGGGTTCAACGGCTCCGGCACCGGCTCCCCGACCGGGTGCAAGCTGAACGGCGGCTCCTGCGACGGGACCCCGGACCAGCCCGGCGACGCGAAGCCGTCCGCGCCCGGCACCCCGACCGCCTCGGACGTCACCGACACCTCGGTGAAGCTCGCCTGGACCGCGGCGACCGACGACAAGGGCGTCAAGAACTACGACGTCCTGCGCGACGGCGCCAAGGTCGCCACGGTCACCGGCCTGTCGTTCTCCGACACCGGCCTGACCGCCGGCACCGACTACTCCTACAGCGTCCAGGCCCGTGACACCGCCGACCAGACCGGACCGGCCAGCGGCTCGGTCGCGGTCCGCACCACGGGCGGCGGCACCGACCCCGGCCCGGGCCCCGGCCCGACGGACAAGGTCAAGCTGGGCTACTTCACCAACTGGGGCGTCTACGGCCGCAACTACCACGTCAAGAACCTCGTGACGTCCGGCTCGGCCGCCAAGATCACCCACATCAACTACGCGTTCGGCAACGTCCAGGGTGGCAAGTGCACCATCGGTGACGCCTACGCCGACTACGACAAGGCGTACACCGCCGACCAGTCCGTCGACGGCAAGGCCGACACCTGGGACCAGCCGCTGCGCGGCAACTTCAACCAGCTGCGCAAGCTGAAGGCCCAGTACCCGCACATCAAGGTGCTGTGGTCGTTCGGCGGCTGGACCTGGTCCGGCGGCTTCGGCCAGGCCGTGCAGAACCCGGCCGCGTTCGCCCAGTCCTGCTACGACCTGGTGGAGGACCCGCGCTGGGCCGACGTCTTCGACGGCATCGACCTGGACTGGGAGTACCCCAACGCCTGCGGCCTGACCTGCGACACCAGCGGCCCGGCCGCCTTCACCAACATGATGAAGGCCATGCGGGCCAAGTTCGGCGCGAAGAACCTGGTCACCGCCGCCATCACCGCGGACGCCTCCCCCGGCGGCAAGATCGACGCCGCGGACTACGGTCCGGCCGCCGCGTACACCGACTGGTACAACGTGATGACGTACGACTTCTTCGGCGCCTGGGCGGCGAAGGGTCCGACGGCCCCGCACTCCCCGCTCACCTCGTACCCGGGCATCCCGCAGGCCGGCTTCAACTCCGCCGAGGCCATCGCCAAGCTGAAGGCGAAGGGCGTGCCGTCCGCGAAGCTGCTGCTCGGCATCGGCTTCTACGGCCGCGGCTGGACCGGCGTCACCCAGAAGGAGCCGGGCGGCACGGCGACGGGCCCGGCGGCCGGCACCTACGAGCAGGGCATCGAGGACTACAAGGTCCTGAAGAACACCTGCCCGGCGAACGGCACCGTGGCCGGCACGGCGTACGCCCACTGCGGCACCAACTGGTGGAGCTACGACACCCCGGCGACCGTCCAGTCCAAGATGAGCTGGGCCAAGGGCCAGGGGCTCGGTGGAGCGTTCTTCTGGGAGTTCAGCGGCGACACCGCCAACGGTGAGCTGGCGAACGCCATCCACACCGGCCTCCGGTAA
- a CDS encoding sensor histidine kinase: MTPPRPHRDDVFLASTGLGGGLLLWSLGVFNQGPDHAILDASWVVLLPLLVMTSLEFLRRSRPRTVLLVGTVAVVADQFTRGSIATILMFTDLVYAAVVYGPPASARRLPVTTGLITVAVSIASLAWYREPWALLLGVLTGMVSFVPATTGAVVRNHRQAADAARLRAEQTALLAEMDRREAVVAERARMARELHDMVAGHLSAIAIHSTAALSLDDPGTSREALGVIRENSVEGLAEMRRLISLLRDSGGGDEPAPAPTLAGLAALVRQTAAHGMASGLTFTLTAPPPDGRLPAPVELAAYRIVQESLTNALKHADAGEVTVVVERADHALTVAVTSPFDRPAAGPRASGPRAPGSGAGLVGMRERVALLGGEFEAGPVDGAAGAGGRTWRVRAVLPVAKDDEEPAA; the protein is encoded by the coding sequence GTGACACCGCCCCGCCCCCACCGCGACGACGTCTTCCTGGCCTCGACGGGCCTGGGCGGCGGCCTGCTCCTCTGGTCGCTCGGCGTGTTCAACCAGGGGCCGGATCACGCCATCCTGGACGCGTCGTGGGTCGTCCTGCTGCCGCTGCTGGTGATGACGTCGCTGGAGTTCCTCCGGCGCAGCCGGCCGCGCACGGTCCTGCTGGTCGGGACGGTCGCGGTCGTCGCGGACCAGTTCACGCGCGGCAGCATCGCGACGATCCTGATGTTCACGGACCTCGTGTACGCGGCCGTCGTGTACGGCCCGCCCGCCTCCGCCCGGCGGCTGCCGGTGACGACGGGGCTGATCACCGTCGCGGTCTCGATCGCGTCGCTCGCCTGGTACCGGGAGCCGTGGGCGCTGCTGCTCGGCGTGCTCACCGGCATGGTGTCGTTCGTGCCCGCCACCACCGGCGCGGTGGTCCGCAACCACCGGCAGGCCGCCGACGCGGCCCGGCTGCGGGCCGAGCAGACGGCGCTGCTGGCCGAGATGGACCGCCGGGAGGCGGTCGTGGCGGAGCGGGCCCGGATGGCCCGGGAACTGCACGACATGGTGGCCGGGCACCTCTCCGCGATCGCCATCCACTCGACCGCCGCGCTCTCCCTGGACGACCCGGGGACGAGCCGTGAGGCGCTCGGCGTGATCCGGGAGAACAGCGTCGAGGGCCTGGCCGAAATGCGTCGCCTCATCTCACTGCTCCGGGACAGCGGCGGAGGGGACGAGCCCGCGCCCGCGCCGACCCTCGCCGGGCTCGCCGCGCTGGTACGGCAGACGGCGGCGCACGGCATGGCGAGCGGGCTGACGTTCACGCTGACCGCCCCGCCGCCGGACGGTCGTCTGCCGGCGCCGGTGGAGCTCGCCGCGTACCGCATCGTGCAGGAGTCGCTGACGAACGCGCTCAAGCACGCCGACGCGGGCGAGGTGACCGTCGTGGTGGAGCGGGCCGACCACGCGCTGACGGTCGCGGTGACCAGCCCGTTCGACCGCCCGGCGGCCGGACCGCGTGCGTCCGGGCCCCGGGCGCCCGGATCGGGGGCCGGCCTGGTGGGGATGCGGGAGCGGGTGGCGCTGCTGGGCGGTGAGTTCGAGGCGGGCCCGGTGGACGGGGCGGCCGGGGCCGGGGGCAGGACGTGGCGGGTACGGGCGGTGCTGCCCGTGGCGAAGGACGACGAGGAGCCGGCGGCATGA
- a CDS encoding DUF2550 domain-containing protein, producing MFLALLVSALVVALVVIGLFVFGLRRRLIQRSGGTFDCSLRWNVPEETDTSGKGWVYGVARYSGDRIAWFRVFSYAPRPRRVLERAAIEVLHRRLPEGEEELALLSDSVVLGCLHRDTRLELAMSEDALTGFLAWLEAAPPGQRVNVA from the coding sequence ATGTTCCTCGCTCTGCTGGTGAGCGCACTGGTCGTCGCACTGGTGGTGATCGGGCTCTTCGTCTTCGGCCTGCGCCGGCGGCTCATCCAGCGCTCCGGCGGCACCTTCGACTGCAGCCTGCGCTGGAACGTCCCCGAGGAGACCGACACCTCCGGCAAGGGGTGGGTGTACGGGGTCGCCCGGTACAGCGGCGACCGGATCGCCTGGTTCCGCGTCTTCTCCTACGCCCCCCGTCCCCGCCGCGTCCTGGAGCGGGCCGCCATCGAGGTCCTGCACCGACGCCTGCCGGAGGGCGAGGAGGAGCTGGCGCTCCTGTCGGACTCCGTCGTCCTCGGCTGTCTGCACCGGGACACGCGCCTGGAGCTCGCCATGAGCGAGGACGCCCTCACCGGCTTCCTCGCCTGGCTGGAGGCGGCGCCCCCGGGCCAACGGGTGAACGTGGCGTAG
- a CDS encoding 3-hydroxyacyl-CoA dehydrogenase family protein codes for MARKLAVIGAGLMGSGIAQVSAQAGWDVVLRDVTDAALTRGTDGIKASYDKFVAKGRLDAADAEAALARITTTTDLDAVADADIVVEAVFEKLEVKHEIFRALDKLVRDDAVLASNTSAIPITKIAAVTERPERVVGAHFFSPVPMMQLCELVRGYKTSDETLATARAFAESVGKTCIVVNRDVAGFVTTRLISALVVEAAKLHESGVASAEDIDIACKLGFGHAMGPLATADLTGVDILLHATGNIYTESQDEKFAPPELMRRMVDAGDIGRKSGQGFYKY; via the coding sequence GTGGCCAGGAAGCTCGCCGTCATCGGCGCCGGACTCATGGGGTCCGGCATCGCTCAGGTCTCCGCCCAGGCGGGCTGGGACGTCGTGCTGCGCGACGTCACGGACGCCGCCCTCACCCGCGGCACGGACGGCATCAAGGCGTCGTACGACAAGTTCGTCGCCAAGGGCCGGCTGGACGCCGCCGACGCCGAGGCCGCCCTGGCGCGCATCACCACGACCACCGACCTCGACGCCGTCGCCGACGCCGACATCGTGGTCGAGGCCGTCTTCGAGAAGCTCGAGGTCAAGCACGAGATCTTCCGCGCCCTGGACAAGCTCGTCCGGGACGACGCGGTCCTCGCCTCCAACACCTCCGCCATCCCGATCACGAAGATCGCGGCGGTCACCGAGCGCCCCGAGCGGGTCGTCGGCGCCCACTTCTTCTCGCCCGTCCCGATGATGCAGCTCTGCGAGCTGGTCCGCGGCTACAAGACGAGCGACGAAACCCTCGCCACCGCCCGCGCGTTCGCCGAGTCCGTCGGCAAGACCTGCATCGTCGTCAACCGCGACGTCGCCGGCTTCGTCACCACGCGGCTCATCTCCGCGCTCGTCGTCGAGGCGGCCAAGCTGCACGAGTCCGGCGTGGCCTCCGCCGAGGACATCGACATCGCGTGCAAGCTGGGCTTCGGCCACGCCATGGGACCGCTCGCCACCGCGGACCTCACCGGCGTCGACATCCTGCTGCACGCCACCGGCAACATCTACACGGAGTCCCAGGACGAGAAGTTCGCCCCGCCGGAGCTGATGCGCCGGATGGTGGACGCCGGTGACATCGGCCGCAAGAGCGGGCAGGGCTTCTACAAGTACTGA
- a CDS encoding STAS domain-containing protein, translating to MHIRGDHTELVVGGRLDVRSAADARTILHSAVDDGAGDLVLDLTGLDSWDATGLGVIMGAHRRAGRCGRRLVLRGVPPQMQRLLVATRLHRILAIEGGLAAESLPRV from the coding sequence ATGCACATCAGGGGCGACCACACCGAGCTGGTCGTCGGGGGCCGCCTCGATGTCCGCAGCGCGGCGGACGCCCGTACGATCCTGCACTCGGCCGTCGACGACGGGGCCGGTGACCTGGTGCTCGACCTGACCGGCCTCGACTCCTGGGACGCCACGGGACTCGGGGTCATCATGGGCGCGCACCGCAGGGCGGGCCGCTGCGGCCGCCGCCTGGTCCTGCGGGGCGTACCGCCCCAGATGCAGCGCCTCCTCGTCGCGACCCGGCTGCACCGCATCCTCGCCATCGAGGGCGGGCTCGCCGCCGAATCGTTGCCCCGCGTCTGA
- a CDS encoding cob(I)yrinic acid a,c-diamide adenosyltransferase, producing the protein MVNLTRIYTRTGDKGTTALGDMSRTAKTDLRIAAYADANEANAVIGTAIALGELPEEVVKVLVRVQNDLFDVGADLATPVVEDPEYPPLRVEQSYVDKLEADCDRFLEDLEKLRSFILPGGTPGAALLHQACTVVRRAERSTWAALEVHGGTMNALTATYLNRLSDLLFILARTANKELGDVLWVPGGER; encoded by the coding sequence ATGGTCAACCTGACGCGCATCTACACCCGCACCGGCGACAAGGGCACGACGGCGCTGGGCGACATGAGCCGCACCGCCAAGACGGACCTGCGGATCGCCGCGTACGCCGACGCCAACGAGGCCAACGCCGTCATCGGCACGGCCATCGCCCTCGGCGAGCTGCCCGAGGAGGTCGTCAAGGTCCTCGTCCGGGTGCAGAACGACCTGTTCGACGTGGGCGCGGACCTGGCGACCCCGGTGGTCGAGGACCCGGAGTACCCGCCGCTGCGGGTGGAGCAGTCGTACGTCGACAAGCTGGAGGCGGACTGCGACCGGTTCCTGGAGGACCTGGAGAAGCTGCGCTCCTTCATCCTCCCGGGCGGCACTCCGGGCGCGGCGCTCCTGCACCAGGCGTGCACGGTCGTCCGCCGCGCCGAGCGTTCGACGTGGGCGGCGCTGGAGGTGCACGGCGGGACGATGAACGCCCTCACGGCGACGTACCTCAACCGCCTGTCCGACCTGCTGTTCATCCTGGCCCGGACGGCCAACAAGGAGCTGGGCGACGTCCTGTGGGTCCCCGGCGGAGAACGCTGA
- a CDS encoding F0F1 ATP synthase subunit epsilon, which translates to MAAELHVELVAADRNVWSGGATLVIARTTSGDIGVMPGHQPLLGVLESGPVTIRTSDGGTVVAAVHGGFLSFADNKLSLLAEIAELADEIDTQRAERALERAKAESDAAAERRAEIRLRAVAAR; encoded by the coding sequence TTGGCTGCTGAGCTGCACGTCGAGCTGGTCGCCGCTGACCGGAATGTCTGGTCCGGCGGGGCCACCCTGGTCATCGCGCGCACCACCTCCGGCGACATCGGCGTCATGCCCGGCCACCAGCCGCTGCTCGGTGTGCTGGAGTCGGGCCCGGTGACCATCCGTACGAGTGATGGTGGAACGGTCGTCGCCGCGGTGCACGGCGGTTTCCTGTCGTTCGCGGACAACAAGCTGTCGCTGCTCGCGGAGATCGCCGAGCTGGCGGACGAGATCGACACCCAGCGTGCCGAGCGTGCGCTGGAGCGTGCGAAGGCGGAGTCGGACGCCGCTGCCGAGCGGCGCGCCGAGATCCGGCTGCGCGCGGTGGCGGCGCGCTAG
- a CDS encoding response regulator, whose translation MGRPVRVLVAEDQRAVRAGLVLILRSAPDIEVVGEAGDGEEAVRLARELRPDLVLMDIQMPLLDGVSATRQVVAEGIADVLVLTTFDLDEYVFGALRAGAAGFLLKNTEARDLIEGVRTVARGEGLIAPAVTRRLIAEFAAPQRPAARGAAPDPAVLEPLTRREREVLSCLGEGLSNAEIAVRLDMAEATVKTHVSRMLGKLGLRSRVQAAVLAQELGV comes from the coding sequence GTGGGCCGTCCTGTCCGGGTGCTGGTCGCGGAGGACCAGCGGGCCGTACGCGCCGGCCTCGTCCTCATCCTGCGCAGCGCCCCCGACATCGAGGTCGTGGGCGAGGCGGGCGACGGCGAGGAGGCGGTGCGGCTGGCGCGAGAGCTGCGGCCCGACCTCGTCCTGATGGACATTCAGATGCCGCTGCTCGACGGAGTCTCGGCGACGCGCCAGGTGGTCGCCGAGGGGATCGCGGACGTCCTGGTGCTGACCACCTTCGACCTGGACGAGTACGTCTTCGGCGCGCTGCGCGCCGGCGCGGCCGGGTTCCTGCTGAAGAACACCGAGGCGCGGGACCTGATCGAGGGCGTGCGGACGGTGGCGCGCGGCGAGGGGCTCATCGCGCCGGCGGTGACCCGGCGGCTGATCGCCGAGTTCGCGGCCCCCCAAAGGCCCGCCGCGCGCGGCGCGGCGCCGGACCCGGCGGTGCTGGAGCCACTGACCCGACGGGAGCGCGAAGTGCTGTCGTGCCTCGGCGAGGGGCTGTCGAACGCGGAGATCGCGGTGCGCCTGGACATGGCGGAGGCGACGGTGAAGACGCACGTCAGCCGCATGCTGGGGAAGCTGGGGCTGCGCAGCCGGGTGCAGGCGGCGGTGCTGGCGCAGGAGTTGGGCGTCTGA